A single window of Methanoculleus oceani DNA harbors:
- the cfbB gene encoding Ni-sirohydrochlorin a,c-diamide synthase, with protein MKSLLVGGDRSGSGKTSITLALSALLSATGTVQTFKVGMDYIDPSYLAGVTGRPCRNLDGYVMSQEEVRAVFAHGCRGADIAVVEGVRGLFEGAEALTDLGSTAAIAKQLDLPVVLVINARSITRSAAAIVKGFQAFDPDVDIRGVILNNVTGTRHREKAVRAIEHYCGIPVVGSIPRTAEMELAMRHLGLVPYREGQGHGEFLARIATVKRMIAGHLDLDALLALAKEGEPPAEESSLYAAVDPDVRIGVALDEAFNFYYADLFDVLASCGAKVVPFSPVHDSLPEADGYVIGGGYPELFGPELEANTAMREGLREVSRNGTPIYAECGGLIYLTDRMVLATGFMDADTEKTYELAGVFSGETRMPARRMLGYVVGTSGANSPMGEAAFKGHEFHYSSVRLAPETRYAYRLTRGSGIRGGFDGAVRDRTLGSYTHLHPVASRGMLAHFVDCCRG; from the coding sequence ATGAAGTCGCTCCTCGTCGGCGGCGACCGGTCCGGAAGCGGGAAGACGAGCATCACCCTCGCGCTCTCGGCCCTCCTCTCGGCCACCGGGACCGTCCAGACCTTCAAGGTGGGGATGGACTACATCGACCCCTCTTACCTCGCGGGGGTGACCGGGCGGCCCTGCCGGAACCTGGACGGCTACGTGATGAGCCAAGAAGAGGTCCGGGCGGTCTTTGCGCACGGCTGCCGGGGAGCGGATATCGCCGTCGTCGAGGGAGTCCGGGGGCTTTTCGAGGGCGCGGAGGCGCTCACGGACCTCGGGAGCACGGCTGCGATCGCGAAACAGCTCGACCTGCCGGTCGTTCTCGTCATCAACGCCCGGAGCATCACCCGGAGCGCAGCGGCGATCGTGAAGGGCTTCCAGGCCTTCGACCCCGACGTCGACATCCGGGGGGTCATCTTGAACAACGTCACCGGCACGCGCCACCGGGAGAAGGCGGTCCGTGCGATCGAGCACTACTGCGGCATCCCTGTCGTCGGCTCCATCCCCCGGACGGCGGAGATGGAACTCGCCATGCGCCACCTCGGCCTCGTCCCCTACCGGGAGGGGCAGGGGCACGGGGAGTTCCTCGCGCGGATCGCGACGGTGAAGCGGATGATCGCCGGGCACCTCGACCTCGACGCCCTGCTCGCGCTCGCGAAAGAGGGCGAGCCGCCAGCGGAGGAGAGCTCCCTCTACGCGGCAGTCGATCCGGACGTCCGGATCGGCGTCGCGCTGGACGAGGCCTTCAACTTCTACTACGCCGACCTCTTCGATGTCCTCGCGTCGTGCGGGGCGAAGGTGGTCCCGTTCTCCCCGGTCCACGATTCCCTGCCGGAGGCCGACGGCTACGTCATCGGCGGCGGCTACCCGGAGCTCTTCGGCCCCGAACTCGAGGCGAACACCGCGATGCGGGAGGGGCTCCGCGAGGTCTCCCGGAACGGCACCCCGATCTACGCGGAGTGCGGGGGGCTCATCTACCTCACCGACCGGATGGTCCTCGCCACGGGATTCATGGACGCGGATACGGAGAAGACCTACGAACTCGCCGGGGTGTTTTCGGGAGAGACCCGGATGCCGGCCCGCAGGATGCTCGGCTACGTGGTGGGGACGAGCGGGGCCAACAGCCCCATGGGCGAGGCGGCGTTCAAGGGGCACGAGTTCCACTACAGCAGCGTCCGCCTTGCCCCGGAGACCCGCTACGCCTACCGGCTGACCCGGGGGAGCGGGATCCGGGGGGGGTTCGACGGTGCGGTGCGGGACCGGACACTCGGGAGTTACACGCACCTCCACCCGGTGGCGAGCCGGGGGATGCTCGCCCACTTCGTGGACTGCTGCCGGGGCTGA
- the ilvE gene encoding branched-chain-amino-acid transaminase: MIIYLDGRYVPEEEAKVSVFDHGLLYGDGVFEGIRAYNGRVFRLDEHLARLYDSAKTIDLAVPITREEFAEAIKETLRRNDLKDAYIRPIVTRGKGDLGLDPRKCAKPTVIVIAVTWGAMYGDLYEKGLRAVCVSVRRTPPEAMPPNVKSLNYLNNILAKIEANYRGVDEAIFFDIHGNISEGSGDNIFVVKNGAIITPPTLNNLRGITRQVVLEIAQSMGITLLERNLGYYDLYAADEVFVTGTAAEVGPIREIDGRIIGNGKPGPVTRQLMAAFKTATQREGSPIYK; encoded by the coding sequence ATGATCATTTACCTTGACGGCAGATACGTCCCCGAGGAGGAGGCGAAGGTCTCGGTCTTCGACCACGGTCTCCTCTACGGCGACGGCGTTTTCGAGGGAATACGGGCTTACAACGGAAGGGTCTTCCGTCTCGACGAGCATCTCGCACGGCTCTACGACTCGGCAAAGACGATCGACCTCGCCGTCCCGATCACGCGGGAGGAGTTTGCCGAGGCGATCAAGGAGACCCTGCGGCGGAACGACTTAAAGGACGCCTACATCCGCCCGATCGTGACGCGGGGCAAGGGCGACCTCGGCCTCGACCCCCGGAAGTGCGCGAAACCGACCGTCATCGTCATCGCCGTCACCTGGGGCGCGATGTACGGCGACCTCTACGAGAAGGGCCTCCGGGCGGTCTGCGTCTCGGTCAGGCGCACCCCGCCGGAGGCGATGCCGCCGAACGTCAAGAGCCTCAATTACCTGAACAACATCCTCGCGAAGATCGAGGCGAACTACCGCGGCGTGGACGAGGCGATCTTCTTCGACATCCACGGCAACATCTCCGAGGGCTCGGGCGACAACATCTTCGTCGTCAAGAACGGCGCCATCATCACCCCGCCGACCTTGAACAACCTGCGCGGCATCACCCGCCAGGTCGTGCTCGAGATCGCGCAGTCGATGGGGATCACCCTCCTCGAGCGGAACCTCGGCTACTACGACCTCTACGCGGCCGACGAGGTCTTCGTCACCGGGACCGCGGCCGAGGTCGGGCCGATCCGCGAGATCGACGGCCGGATCATCGGGAACGGCAAGCCCGGCCCCGTCACCCGGCAGCTGATGGCGGCTTTCAAGACCGCCACCCAGAGAGAGGGAAGCCCAATCTACAAGTGA
- a CDS encoding NYN domain-containing protein encodes MENSIPQYSPQRKLAVLIDADNAQPSIIKGLLEEIAKYGVASVKRVYGDWTTSNLTGWKDVLLEYAIQPIHQFAYTKGKNSTDSAMIIDAMDLLYTQKFDGFCLVSSDSDFTRLASRAREAGLFVLGFGEQKTPEPFMRACDKFIYSEILRESESPAQPTDESSSSIKSIKDINELKGDPRFVQLLRTAVEDSSGEDGWANLANVGQNITNKVPDFDSRNYGFKKLGDLFKATDLFKIDERELPNSPAKAVFVRDKRLKK; translated from the coding sequence ATGGAAAATAGTATCCCTCAATACTCTCCCCAAAGGAAATTAGCAGTTCTAATTGATGCTGATAATGCCCAGCCGAGCATCATCAAGGGGCTTCTTGAGGAAATCGCAAAATATGGGGTAGCAAGTGTCAAGCGGGTATATGGAGATTGGACTACATCGAACCTTACGGGGTGGAAGGATGTCCTCCTCGAGTATGCAATCCAGCCCATACATCAGTTTGCATATACAAAAGGGAAAAATTCCACTGATTCCGCGATGATAATTGATGCAATGGATTTGCTCTATACCCAAAAATTCGATGGTTTTTGCTTAGTGTCCAGTGATAGCGATTTCACCCGTTTAGCCTCAAGAGCTCGTGAAGCGGGTCTTTTTGTGCTCGGTTTTGGTGAACAGAAAACGCCGGAACCATTCATGAGAGCGTGTGACAAATTTATTTACAGCGAAATTCTCCGTGAAAGTGAATCCCCAGCTCAACCGACAGACGAATCATCGTCCTCAATAAAATCTATCAAAGATATAAATGAACTGAAAGGAGATCCCCGGTTCGTTCAGCTTCTCAGAACTGCGGTTGAGGATTCGTCTGGCGAAGATGGCTGGGCAAATCTGGCGAATGTTGGCCAGAATATCACGAATAAAGTCCCGGATTTTGACTCCAGGAATTATGGATTTAAGAAATTGGGGGATCTCTTTAAGGCAACAGATCTTTTCAAGATTGATGAACGTGAGTTACCCAATTCCCCGGCAAAGGCCGTGTTTGTCCGTGACAAAAGACTAAAGAAATAA
- a CDS encoding methyltransferase family protein, which produces MTEGSAARLAGAVLARFIAGLIVVALLLFVPAGSIHYWEGWLYLGVLFIPIAFVGLYLLKHDPELLERRMKTREQESEQRTIIALSSIIIIVGFVIPGLDHRFGWSDLPVAVVLAADGVVLLGYFIFFLTIRENSYAARVVEVDAGQKVIETGPYAVVRHPMYLGTILMFLATPLALGSFWAFFVFLPVPALIVLRIRNEEEVLVRELPGYSEYRQKTRYRLVPGVW; this is translated from the coding sequence ATGACGGAGGGGAGCGCTGCCCGGTTGGCGGGAGCAGTTCTGGCCAGGTTCATCGCGGGGCTCATTGTCGTAGCCCTGCTCCTCTTCGTTCCTGCCGGTTCGATCCATTACTGGGAGGGGTGGCTTTATCTGGGCGTTCTCTTCATACCCATAGCCTTTGTAGGCCTGTATCTCCTGAAGCACGACCCGGAGCTCCTCGAACGGCGCATGAAGACGCGGGAGCAGGAGAGCGAGCAGAGGACGATCATAGCGCTCTCTTCGATCATTATCATCGTCGGCTTTGTCATCCCGGGCCTCGATCACCGGTTCGGATGGTCGGACCTGCCGGTCGCCGTAGTCCTCGCGGCCGACGGAGTGGTTCTCCTCGGGTATTTCATATTCTTCCTGACAATCCGGGAGAACAGTTACGCGGCCCGGGTGGTGGAGGTCGATGCGGGGCAGAAGGTGATCGAGACCGGCCCCTACGCCGTCGTCCGCCATCCCATGTACCTGGGAACGATCCTGATGTTTCTTGCAACGCCGCTCGCCCTCGGGTCCTTCTGGGCGTTCTTCGTATTTCTCCCCGTGCCCGCACTCATCGTTCTCCGGATCCGGAACGAAGAAGAGGTTTTAGTGAGGGAACTGCCCGGGTACTCGGAGTACCGGCAGAAGACGCGCTACCGGCTGGTGCCCGGGGTGTGGTGA
- a CDS encoding nucleotidyltransferase domain-containing protein: MFNEANGLSGTSFVLLRFLGRHYRDGYYVREIARLLGLGVGSVSETLVSLADAGLVHREERGRLAIYRAAMESPLLREVKICATLIELNPLVLRLRGDATRVILFGSSATGDDTHESDIDLLIETSDAGTAAESVAALGAGLDREISPLILTPGGFRALKTADPALYERILAGKVLIEESE; this comes from the coding sequence ATGTTCAATGAGGCGAACGGTCTCTCCGGGACCTCATTCGTGCTCCTCCGGTTCCTGGGGAGGCACTATCGCGACGGATACTACGTCCGCGAGATCGCCCGGCTGCTCGGGCTCGGGGTGGGTTCGGTCAGTGAGACGCTTGTCAGCCTCGCGGATGCCGGTCTGGTGCACCGCGAGGAGCGGGGGCGCCTTGCGATCTACCGGGCGGCGATGGAGAGTCCGCTCCTCCGCGAGGTGAAGATCTGTGCCACGCTCATCGAACTCAACCCGCTGGTCCTCCGCCTGCGGGGGGATGCGACGAGGGTGATCCTCTTCGGGAGTTCGGCGACCGGCGACGACACCCACGAGAGCGATATCGACCTCCTCATTGAGACGAGCGATGCCGGGACCGCGGCGGAGAGCGTCGCCGCACTTGGGGCCGGGCTCGACCGCGAGATCTCGCCGCTCATCCTTACGCCCGGCGGGTTCCGGGCTCTGAAGACCGCCGACCCGGCTCTCTACGAGCGCATTCTTGCCGGAAAAGTTCTGATCGAGGAATCGGAATGA
- a CDS encoding HEPN domain-containing protein, which yields MPAAGKDCRIPNDPELVAKELREAGEDLVAAERTLAEGNAKWAIIQGYYAQFHALRALVFSRGYREKSHSCLRYAVEALYVDEGLLPASVLEDFSFAMRTREGADYGCVYSGSDAGDVVASAGAIVDRVRTMLG from the coding sequence GTGCCTGCAGCGGGGAAAGATTGTCGCATCCCTAACGACCCCGAGCTGGTTGCGAAAGAGTTGCGTGAGGCCGGGGAGGATCTGGTCGCTGCAGAGCGAACTCTTGCGGAGGGAAATGCAAAATGGGCGATCATCCAGGGGTACTATGCACAGTTCCACGCCCTTCGCGCCCTCGTCTTCTCCAGGGGGTACCGCGAGAAGAGCCACTCCTGCCTCCGGTATGCCGTCGAGGCTCTCTATGTCGATGAGGGCCTTCTCCCGGCATCGGTACTCGAAGACTTCAGCTTCGCCATGCGCACGCGTGAAGGTGCGGACTACGGATGCGTTTACTCAGGGAGCGATGCCGGTGATGTGGTGGCATCGGCAGGTGCGATAGTAGATCGGGTCCGGACGATGCTCGGCTGA
- a CDS encoding nucleotidyltransferase domain-containing protein, which produces MLEVLITSETRVRLLTLFLMNPGKEYYIRQIERLVGKNYALVRKELARLESFGLLMSEVKGNQTYYSVDRDFFLYPELQRLVLKTEGVAQTLKERLGDIGDVDCIFIYGSFAKGSAGAKSDIDLFIVGDVDENRLIPLLNESERTLQRAINYTLVTKEELQRRVAEADPFITNVLNGPKIMIEGEGCYGKTAGDGRKD; this is translated from the coding sequence ATGCTTGAAGTCCTCATCACCTCGGAGACGAGAGTGAGACTGCTCACGCTGTTCCTTATGAATCCCGGCAAGGAGTATTACATACGCCAGATCGAGAGGCTTGTCGGGAAGAACTACGCGCTTGTCCGGAAGGAACTCGCAAGACTCGAATCGTTCGGACTATTGATGTCGGAGGTGAAGGGGAACCAGACATACTATTCTGTCGACCGGGATTTCTTCCTCTACCCCGAGTTGCAGAGACTGGTACTCAAGACCGAAGGGGTCGCTCAGACCCTGAAGGAGCGGCTCGGCGACATCGGAGATGTCGATTGCATATTCATCTACGGCTCGTTCGCGAAAGGAAGCGCAGGTGCAAAGAGCGATATCGACCTCTTCATCGTCGGGGATGTCGATGAAAACCGGCTGATCCCCCTGCTCAACGAGAGTGAAAGGACTCTTCAAAGGGCGATCAATTACACGCTGGTAACAAAAGAAGAACTGCAGAGACGCGTCGCTGAGGCGGACCCGTTCATCACCAATGTCCTGAACGGGCCAAAGATTATGATCGAGGGCGAGGGATGCTATGGTAAAACGGCTGGAGATGGAAGGAAAGATTGA
- a CDS encoding class I SAM-dependent methyltransferase produces the protein MVKDKVEFWSRTSPTYDASVDTTLGGNTRPLINELLKEEENLGAVVEFGCGTGYFTRTLAERAQSVVATDFSDDMLRIAEEHVKGCNNVRFRNVDCQNTPFADASFDTVFSGFVIPCVDDKSQALRESYRILKPGGKLITANPNILLLPRIGQATFLLRALIAWRGHLPPVSFCSVQDLIEGTGFTLEGLHVVRDPAVASSAPVEYAILVKP, from the coding sequence ATGGTAAAAGACAAGGTGGAATTCTGGTCGAGAACGTCGCCTACCTACGACGCCTCGGTGGATACCACGCTCGGGGGGAACACCCGCCCGCTCATCAATGAACTGCTGAAGGAAGAGGAGAACCTCGGGGCAGTCGTCGAGTTCGGGTGCGGGACAGGCTACTTCACCAGGACGCTGGCGGAGAGAGCGCAGAGCGTGGTTGCGACGGATTTCTCCGACGACATGCTCCGGATAGCAGAAGAGCACGTGAAAGGGTGCAATAACGTCCGGTTCCGGAATGTCGACTGCCAGAACACCCCGTTTGCGGATGCGTCGTTCGATACGGTCTTCTCCGGATTCGTCATCCCCTGCGTGGACGACAAATCGCAGGCCCTGCGGGAGAGTTACCGGATCTTAAAGCCGGGTGGTAAATTGATCACCGCGAACCCCAACATACTGCTCCTGCCGCGAATCGGCCAGGCAACATTCCTCCTGCGAGCCCTGATCGCGTGGCGGGGGCATCTGCCCCCCGTGAGTTTCTGTTCCGTGCAGGATCTCATCGAAGGGACGGGTTTCACGCTGGAAGGCCTGCATGTGGTGCGGGACCCTGCCGTCGCGTCGAGTGCTCCCGTCGAGTACGCCATACTGGTAAAACCCTGA
- a CDS encoding HdeD family acid-resistance protein, with translation MSTLESFLDALHQGVFQVVVPKAVVTEPLEPDWKRSAINVPSPDTIASYRKGQYHAHETVSEYRVHMDRYDPEKNPLMHLIDDAPLVLMLHETMETIFVTGKDATRSDPLQRLEDQRVSWKLRMGLGVVLLAIGAVLLLLAFYETVIFFTIILPSLVLLIGLLAIIKGIQQSDRREDAAKNVIQGSMMAGAGVVLFILWELYLLLILLVLAIWFFSSAVVTLLRVVRERRNLTKGFWYTLGLGVSSLVLGILAITLPEELVELLIFLLAGIVLMAGVFTVLDAYGLRNAARLMEAGCISR, from the coding sequence TTGAGCACGCTTGAGTCGTTTCTCGATGCGCTGCACCAGGGGGTCTTTCAGGTAGTCGTCCCGAAGGCTGTGGTGACCGAGCCGCTTGAGCCGGACTGGAAACGGTCGGCCATCAATGTGCCCAGCCCCGATACGATTGCCAGTTACCGGAAGGGCCAGTACCACGCCCATGAGACGGTGTCGGAGTACCGAGTCCACATGGACCGATACGACCCCGAGAAGAACCCCCTCATGCACCTGATCGATGACGCCCCCCTGGTTCTCATGCTTCATGAGACCATGGAGACCATCTTTGTAACGGGCAAAGACGCAACACGAAGCGATCCTCTGCAGCGCCTTGAAGACCAACGCGTGAGCTGGAAACTCCGGATGGGCCTGGGAGTGGTCCTGCTGGCTATTGGCGCCGTCCTCCTCCTCCTGGCATTTTACGAAACGGTGATCTTTTTCACCATAATCCTGCCCTCCCTGGTTCTCCTCATCGGTCTCCTCGCGATTATTAAGGGCATCCAGCAGAGTGACCGGAGAGAGGATGCAGCCAAGAACGTCATCCAGGGGAGTATGATGGCGGGTGCAGGAGTCGTTCTCTTCATCCTCTGGGAACTCTACCTCCTCCTCATTCTGCTGGTCCTCGCGATCTGGTTCTTTTCCAGTGCGGTTGTCACGCTGCTCCGGGTGGTTCGGGAGAGAAGGAATTTAACGAAGGGCTTCTGGTATACACTCGGGCTGGGCGTAAGTTCGCTGGTTCTCGGGATTCTCGCCATTACCCTGCCTGAGGAACTGGTCGAGCTCCTCATCTTCCTCCTCGCCGGGATCGTGCTCATGGCAGGTGTGTTTACGGTCCTGGATGCGTATGGGTTGAGAAATGCCGCCCGTCTGATGGAAGCGGGCTGCATTTCCCGGTGA
- a CDS encoding FAD-dependent oxidoreductase: MKVIIVGGVAGGASCAARLRRLDENAEILMVERGPYVSYANCGLPYHVGDVIEKESSLLVANEELFRAHFAVDVRTNCEAIAVSPDKKTVDLRDLVTGEVTTHPYDKLVLSPGAAAVHPPLPGIDLPGIFHVKTVPDAREIHEWLEKGTAFLSGMDRYSGFQTLRPKTRAVVVGGGFIGIEMAENLVQRGFEVTLLQKPDQVLKPLDREFARVVEAFMRSHGVNVMHGDRVVGFKQAEHGAISVETDSGKTYVGDVVILAIGVRPETTLAKMAGLAIGKLGGIRVDEHMRTSNPDIFAVGDAVEVKDYVTGEWSLIPLAGPANRQGRIAADVIAGRDSRYRGTQGTSIIGLFGAAVAWVGPSERTLNEIGDTDYEKIYIYPNSHAGYYPQARPIAMKVIFRRSDGRLLSVQALGQDGVDKRVSVLAAMIQMGATVYDLEESELCYAPQFGSAKDPVNFAGMVAADVLRGDMPLSHWNTARNEFLLDVREPMELAVESVPGALNIPLGQLRERLDELPRDREIHVFCRSSQRAYYATRILVQNGFDAKTVSGGMLSLAHNYLFGTGGGAEPGKAVEPVEAKEEKKPMVAPAR, encoded by the coding sequence ATGAAAGTCATTATCGTAGGTGGGGTGGCCGGCGGGGCGTCGTGTGCAGCGCGCCTGCGCAGGCTGGATGAAAACGCCGAGATCCTCATGGTGGAACGCGGGCCGTACGTCTCGTACGCGAACTGCGGGCTACCCTACCATGTCGGTGACGTGATCGAGAAAGAATCGAGCCTGCTCGTGGCCAACGAGGAGCTCTTCCGTGCTCATTTCGCAGTCGATGTGCGCACCAATTGCGAGGCCATCGCAGTCTCGCCGGACAAAAAGACTGTGGACCTGCGGGATCTCGTGACCGGGGAGGTCACCACGCATCCGTACGACAAACTGGTGTTGTCGCCCGGAGCCGCTGCCGTCCACCCGCCGCTGCCGGGAATAGACCTTCCGGGCATCTTCCACGTGAAGACCGTACCGGACGCCCGGGAGATCCACGAGTGGCTCGAGAAGGGCACTGCATTTCTCTCCGGCATGGACCGGTACTCGGGATTCCAGACCCTCAGACCAAAAACCCGGGCTGTGGTGGTCGGCGGGGGGTTCATCGGTATCGAGATGGCGGAGAACCTGGTCCAGCGCGGCTTTGAAGTGACCCTGCTGCAGAAGCCTGATCAGGTCTTAAAGCCGCTCGACCGGGAGTTTGCCCGAGTCGTCGAGGCCTTTATGAGGAGCCACGGGGTCAACGTGATGCACGGCGACAGGGTGGTCGGGTTCAAGCAGGCCGAGCACGGCGCCATCAGCGTGGAGACCGATTCAGGCAAGACCTACGTGGGCGACGTGGTGATCCTCGCCATCGGTGTGCGCCCGGAGACCACTCTCGCAAAGATGGCCGGCCTTGCGATCGGCAAACTTGGAGGGATCCGCGTAGACGAGCATATGCGGACGAGCAACCCCGATATCTTCGCCGTCGGCGACGCCGTCGAGGTGAAGGATTACGTCACCGGCGAGTGGAGCCTGATCCCGCTGGCGGGCCCGGCCAACCGGCAGGGGCGCATCGCGGCCGATGTCATCGCGGGGCGCGACTCCCGATACCGCGGCACGCAGGGCACCTCGATCATCGGGCTCTTCGGCGCCGCCGTTGCATGGGTGGGTCCCAGCGAAAGGACGCTGAACGAAATTGGCGATACCGACTACGAAAAGATCTACATTTACCCGAATTCGCACGCAGGCTACTATCCGCAAGCCCGGCCGATCGCGATGAAGGTCATCTTCCGGAGATCCGACGGACGTCTGCTGAGCGTGCAGGCGCTCGGCCAGGACGGAGTGGACAAGCGGGTAAGCGTCCTTGCGGCTATGATCCAGATGGGCGCGACCGTTTACGATCTCGAGGAATCTGAGCTCTGCTACGCGCCCCAGTTCGGGAGCGCAAAAGATCCGGTAAACTTTGCGGGGATGGTCGCAGCCGACGTTCTCAGGGGCGATATGCCGCTCAGCCACTGGAATACCGCCCGGAATGAATTCCTCCTGGACGTGCGCGAACCGATGGAACTCGCCGTGGAGAGCGTGCCGGGAGCGCTCAACATCCCGCTGGGACAACTCCGCGAGCGTCTCGACGAACTCCCCCGCGACCGGGAGATCCATGTCTTCTGCCGTTCCAGTCAGCGCGCCTACTATGCAACGCGGATCCTCGTGCAGAACGGGTTCGACGCTAAAACCGTATCCGGAGGGATGCTCTCGCTTGCGCACAATTACCTCTTTGGTACGGGTGGGGGAGCGGAACCGGGGAAAGCAGTCGAACCGGTCGAAGCGAAGGAGGAAAAGAAGCCGATGGTTGCCCCGGCACGCTGA
- a CDS encoding cyclase family protein, translated as MASGWIDVSVTLKTGMVTWPGDPPVRISHALSMERGDPSTVSLLEMGAHTGTHMDAPAHFVRGGTGIGDIPLDASIGPARVIPIRDRTSIQPDELAEHSIQRSERVLFKTHNSEHCWDTDAFVEDFVYISEAAAEYLAERQVRLIGVDYLSVGGFHADGVKIHRTLLNAGIWIIEGLNLKQVPPGQVDLVCLPLKILGGDGAPARVLVRPMDRSAGEML; from the coding sequence ATGGCTTCAGGCTGGATCGACGTTTCGGTAACGCTGAAAACCGGCATGGTCACCTGGCCGGGTGATCCGCCGGTCAGAATCAGCCATGCCCTGAGCATGGAGCGGGGCGACCCGAGCACGGTGTCGCTCCTCGAGATGGGCGCACATACGGGCACCCATATGGATGCCCCCGCACACTTTGTCCGCGGTGGCACCGGGATCGGCGACATCCCGCTGGACGCAAGCATCGGTCCGGCACGGGTCATCCCCATCCGTGACCGCACGTCCATACAACCCGACGAACTGGCGGAGCATTCCATCCAGCGCAGCGAGCGGGTCCTCTTCAAGACCCACAACTCGGAGCACTGCTGGGATACCGACGCATTCGTTGAGGACTTCGTGTACATCTCGGAAGCAGCGGCCGAATATCTCGCCGAGCGGCAGGTGCGGTTGATTGGCGTGGACTACCTCTCCGTCGGCGGCTTCCATGCGGACGGGGTGAAGATTCACCGGACCCTGCTCAATGCCGGTATCTGGATCATCGAGGGGCTGAATCTGAAGCAGGTGCCGCCGGGCCAGGTGGACCTGGTCTGCCTGCCGCTGAAGATCCTCGGAGGCGACGGTGCTCCGGCCCGGGTGCTCGTGCGCCCTATGGATCGGTCGGCCGGGGAGATGCTGTGA
- a CDS encoding glucose 1-dehydrogenase, with protein MKAITVEPKKAGTARLEDIPEPDIRNGSVLVEAIAVGVCGTDAEIVEGKYGWAPPGKLRLVLGHESLGRVIDPGPAPGFNVGDLVVGIVRRPDPVPCANCAVGEWDMCRNGLYTERGIKEVDGFMSERWRIEPGYAMKVDPTLGILGVLLEPTTVVAKAWEMARAVGQRSFWEPENALITGAGPVGLLAALIGMQEGLDVHVFDRNTSGPKPDLVKALGATYHSTAVSDVGFEPDIIIECTGVGQVIAQTIHQVAPGGVICLTGVGGGGAAPAAVTADTAAAAVLKNNAIVGSVNANKRHWYKASRALARADRAWLARLITRRERPENFKEALVRQPGDIKVIVQFAEI; from the coding sequence ATGAAAGCAATCACTGTTGAACCAAAGAAAGCAGGAACCGCACGATTGGAAGATATCCCCGAACCGGATATCCGAAACGGCTCGGTGCTCGTGGAAGCCATCGCCGTCGGAGTATGCGGAACCGATGCCGAGATCGTTGAAGGGAAATACGGCTGGGCGCCTCCGGGGAAATTACGGCTCGTGCTCGGGCACGAATCGCTCGGCCGCGTGATCGATCCCGGACCGGCGCCAGGGTTTAACGTGGGGGATCTCGTGGTGGGAATTGTCCGGCGCCCCGACCCGGTCCCCTGCGCCAACTGTGCGGTTGGGGAGTGGGACATGTGCCGCAACGGCCTGTACACCGAGCGTGGCATCAAAGAGGTCGACGGTTTCATGTCCGAGCGGTGGAGGATCGAACCCGGGTACGCGATGAAAGTGGATCCCACGCTGGGGATCCTCGGCGTGCTGCTTGAACCGACGACGGTTGTCGCAAAAGCCTGGGAGATGGCCAGGGCGGTAGGCCAGCGCTCGTTCTGGGAACCGGAGAATGCGCTCATAACCGGCGCAGGGCCCGTCGGCCTTCTCGCGGCCCTCATCGGTATGCAGGAAGGGTTGGATGTCCATGTTTTTGATCGCAATACATCGGGTCCCAAGCCCGATCTGGTGAAGGCCCTCGGTGCGACGTATCACTCGACAGCCGTCTCGGACGTTGGCTTCGAACCTGACATCATCATCGAGTGCACCGGTGTCGGGCAGGTCATCGCCCAGACCATTCACCAGGTGGCACCCGGCGGCGTCATCTGTCTCACGGGCGTCGGTGGAGGTGGCGCGGCACCTGCGGCGGTCACGGCGGACACCGCGGCGGCGGCGGTGCTGAAGAATAATGCCATCGTTGGAAGTGTGAATGCCAACAAGAGGCACTGGTACAAGGCCAGCAGAGCACTGGCCCGTGCAGATCGAGCGTGGCTGGCGCGCCTCATTACACGGCGGGAAAGACCGGAGAATTTCAAGGAGGCCCTGGTGCGACAACCCGGAGACATCAAAGTCATTGTTCAGTTCGCTGAGATCTGA